The nucleotide sequence TCGTTCAGACGTCGCCCGCGCGGCGCCGGGACGAGCGCGCCGGCGTCCCGCGCACGGAAATCAGAACTCCTTGATCACCCACATCGGCGGACGCATGCCGGAATCGAGGCTGTCCTGGCGGGCGAACTGCCCGTCACCCTTCTGGTCGACGAGGTAGTAGGGCTTGCCGACCTTGGGAATCACCTTGAGCATGTACAGCCTGCCGTTCGCGCGGTATTCGACGACCCGCCCTTGGGCGCTGGGCTTGATCGTCACCTCCGGCGCATCGCCCGGCCCGGGTGGGCCGTCGGGAACCGGCGCCAGCTCGGGCGGCCGGTCGTCCGGCGGGGCCGCGACGGCGGCGCCGCACAGCACGAGGGTCAACAGCAGAACAGGGTAGCGCATGGCGGGCTCCGGAAGATGAAGGTCGGTTGGGTCGGATGACGTCAGAGATTGAACTGGATTTCGC is from Thiobacillus denitrificans ATCC 25259 and encodes:
- a CDS encoding DUF2782 domain-containing protein, which gives rise to MRYPVLLLTLVLCGAAVAAPPDDRPPELAPVPDGPPGPGDAPEVTIKPSAQGRVVEYRANGRLYMLKVIPKVGKPYYLVDQKGDGQFARQDSLDSGMRPPMWVIKEF